Proteins encoded by one window of Myripristis murdjan chromosome 1, fMyrMur1.1, whole genome shotgun sequence:
- the nol11 gene encoding nucleolar protein 11-like: MAALYEGYTLCGLVQAQNQSDSGIQGIESERDSDHVVVTDSTRSVTLYKVSDQKPLGSWTVKQGQTLTCSAVYNSHTKEYVAVSDNKVIRVWKEEDIILDKAFKATVSSDVWRVHSVPGGEPVVLFQRGAVRLLDSLLSAPQQPVEEVLAQEEAIRWSTTVIAEAAQFVIFQTEQKGDHFLYLQRPNLNAVQRYRLEREEPGLSPLSFSASYRDKHINLLYLYPNGHVYQSVVSVRGPGMEEEAQALPLPRNLLFALPVGEGLLGAASALALDEAHVAVVGVPHPSAGAGKDFLCIWNTNFQTLQAGKEMSGKIYGQLWSYSSKLFIPHGKSLSVIPYECPKSSLASALGKLRQARTEESKAPASVPSWNTILHGEKVQPSRTVETRKTRTTRKTQSAPSLTVDQVLELIKTAPVEEVQREVEGLLSRSDIQELQPSVGQLASSLVSRSVADPAFYTPGTLAQLVHTQCLCHSVCPDLLLLALERKDYFLCQLCLQLFPDVPEAVTCACLKTFISVPDADADSMSLEPDSVAFMESVITGGRGQGGLQNGFSPAPFEEDGTDPLSGGGAQTKTTAEDKEKTVTEPGQTCPVGLHKAVLLNEVLQTAYSDTFLLPHLKDLSSQQVILFLQYLQFLYLRYSQDTFTQTHGLRSPTLTQIMDWVCLLLDAHFTVLVMTPEAKGLLLNLHRFVKSQVRLFSELGKIEGSLEELQKIKVKKEVGQYSIEVIELF; encoded by the exons ATGGCCGCGCTGTATGAGGGATACACGTTGTGCGGGCTTGTACAAGCTCAAAACCAGTCAGATTCAGGAATTCAGGGCATTGAATCGGAGAGAGACAGCGACCACGTCGTCGTCACAGACTCGACCAGATCTGTCACACTGTACAAG GTTTCAGACCAAAAGCCTCTGGGCAGCTGGACGGTGAAACAAGGACAGACTCTGACCTGCTCAGCAGTTTACAACTCACACACAAAGGAGTATGTGGCAGTCTCAGACAACAAG gTGATCAGAGTTTGGAAGGAAGAAGACATAATTTTAGACAAAGCCTTCAAAGCAACT GTGTCGTCAGATGTATGGAGGGTCCACTCTGTCCCTGGAGGGGAGCCGGTGGTCTTGTTCCAGAGAGGTGCAGTCAGACTCCTcgactccctcctctctgctccccagCAGCCCGTAGAGGAGGTCCTGGCACAGGAGGAGGCCATCAG gtggAGCACAACAGTTATAGCAGAGGCAGCGCAGTTTGTCATCTTCCAGACAGAACAG AAAGGGGATCATTTCCTGTACCTGCAGAGGCCGAACCTCAACGCGGTGCAGAGGTacaggctggagagagaggagcctgGCCTCTCCCCGCTCAGCTTCTCTGCCTCCTACAGGGATAAACACATCAACCTGCTCTATCTCT ACCCCAATGGTCACGTATACCAGAGTGTGGTGTCTGTACGGGGCCCgggcatggaggaggaggcccAGGCGCTCCCCCTGCCCCGTAACCTGCTGTTTGCCCTGCCTGTTGGTGAGGGCCTGCTGGGGGCGGCTTCGGCACTGGCCCTGGATGAAGCCCATGTAGCCGTGGTGGGGGTCCCACACCCCTCTGCTGGAGCTGGTAAAG ACTTCCTCTGCATCTGGAATACCAATTTCCAGACACTCCAGGCTGGCAAAGAGATGTCGGGCAAAATCTATGGACAG CTGTGGAGTTATTCGAGCAAGTTATTCATTCCACATGGGAAGTCGCTGTCTGTTATTCCATACGAGTGCCCCAAGTCTTCGCTGGCCTCTGCCCTGGGAAAACTAAGACAGGCCAGGACTGAAG agtCCAAAGCTCCAGCATCTGTCCCGTCTTGGAACACGATTTTGCATGGAGAGAAAGTCCAGCCGTCCAGAACAGTGGAGACCAGGAAGACT AGAACAACCCGCAAGACCCAGTCCGCCCCCAGTTTGACAGTCGACCAAGTTCTGGAGCTCATCAAG ACGGCTCCAGTAGAGGAGGtccagagggaggtggaggggctCCTCTCCAGATCAGATATCCAGGAGCTGCAGCCTTCGGTGGGGCAGCTGGCCTCCAGCCTGGTGTCCCGCAGTGTGGCTGATCCAGCCTTCTATACCCCGGGCACACTGGCACAGCTGGTGCACACCCAGTGCCTCTGCCACAG CGTGTGTCCTGACCTTCTGCTGTTAGCCCTGGAGAGGAAGGATTACTTCCTGTGTCAGCTCTGCCTGCAGCTCTTCCCTGACGTCCCTGAAGCCGTCACCTGCGCCTGCCTCAAGACCTTCATCAG tgtCCCAGATGCCGATGCAGACTCGATGAGCCTGGAGCCGGACAGCGTCGCCTTCATGGAAAGCGTAATTACTGGAGGGCGTGGCCAGGGTGGCCTGCAGAATGGttttagccccgcccccttcgAGGAAGACGGCACAGATCCCCTCAGCGGAGGTGGAGCCCAAACTAAGACCACAGCAGAGGACAAGGAAAAGACTGTAACCGAGCCAGGACAGACCTGTCCAGTGGGGCTGCATAAGGCTGTACTGCT CAATGAGGTCCTGCAGACGGCGTACAGCGACACCTTCCTCCTTCCCCATCTGAAAGACCTATCCTCTCAGCAAGTTATT CTTTTCCTCCAGTACCTTCAATTCCTCTACCTGAGATACTCCCAAGATaccttcacacaaacacatggattGAGATCACCAACTCTGACTCAG ATCATGGATTGGGTGTGCTTGTTGCTGGATGCCCATTTTACTGTGCTAGTGATGACTCCAGAGGCCAAAGGCTTACTGCTAAACCTCCACCGCTTTGTGAAGTCTCAG GTGAGGCTGTTTTCTGAGCTTGGGAAGATCGAGGGCAGCCTTGAGGAGCTCCAGAAAATTAAAGTGAAGAAGGAAGTCGGACAGTACTCCATCGAGGTCATTGAGCTGTTTTAA